A genomic stretch from Nilaparvata lugens isolate BPH chromosome 8, ASM1435652v1, whole genome shotgun sequence includes:
- the LOC111048689 gene encoding mucin-12 — MSRCMRGASQLRLLPLFFLTLLLHLFTISSSATVQARSLDGADQRWRDWLLVEDTAPADVASAPGALVRRITPKSVFVAPNFHPGCKEGQQIDAQGRCVQIVRVDQAAHLDFLLKRFNSMFAPPPPPSKKVEKDSPGPFHVSLPLGGAEKLQETGPETIKTSPESIKPLPETIKTLPETVKPLPETLKPQKPDLQNLKPHSSSTTLQPLATTTPLPQLTTTPPPLTTTHKTETTTLTMPPASTDPTTELLNFSDESTTSRVTHETLKPTTFFTQASPTAFLSSPTTTLGDEVWSSHKVQTMPTTQTETITDHGSQTEMGNHRPHTSFEHHRPSHNGLAAHGHQTLPTIQTDVFGTHRPQGVFGSHRPLEVFGSHRPQTTTDVFEVHGHETLPTTQTDVFESHRPQDVFGSHRPQDVFGSHRPETLPTEVFESHRHQDVFGSPSSQTHTDLFGSHRPQTLPTTQTDGFGSHVPQTTQTDIFESHRTTFNTQNPEFLFQGVHRTRPSSLQTSTATAETGEDSDKTASFPSHTTLFTSPTLQTIQPFEGLHRTRPSSLQTTFPVPSTVKTNEVFTLKGFQQTTPTSSELSYTSTTSATTTYGEATPTEDESDGESLIFSGDSDNKKPFVIIVANNTFKRQEPVDYDSTTESTSGSQESTTVLSRPTSEEFEGLGGDTTTESSSGTRFSYFPTVLTPPPTIDEYSLEEFPAVEEAPTSIGDKETSFGDSLDVAASFQQMNAGESVGNKRTKCDSTYEVSQVRDGRIISQSSVTNCQPEGGKTTTTTTPQPPLRTLAPTNFRFPLEAQTAGRPSFIRFPEVTAGSSYNTKVPAASDNYNTKLWGSENNNYGADSSKQSYYWPQQWNPFPSSVVRGWPVVDRSQVSSNVYRKQYYHHPMPQWMNKNTNQYSWPGRV, encoded by the coding sequence AGGTGGCGCGACTGGCTCCTAGTAGAGGACACGGCGCCCGCAGACGTCGCCTCAGCGCCGGGCGCGCTGGTGCGTCGGATCACACCTAAATCGGTGTTTGTGGCGCCCAACTTCCACCCCGGCTGCAAGGAGGGTCAACAGATCGACGCTCAGGGTCGCTGCGTCCAGATTGTCCGAGTCGACCAGGCAGCTCACCTCGATTTCCTGCTCAAACGGTTCAACTCCATGTTTGCCCCGCCACCTCCACCTAGTAAAAAGGTCGAAAAGGACAGTCCGGGTCCCTTCCACGTTAGTTTACCACTTGGAGGTGCCGAGAAACTGCAGGAAACCGGTCCAGAAACCATCAAAACATCACCAGAAAGCATCAAACCTCTTCCAGAAACCATCAAAACATTGCCAGAAACTGTTAAGCCACTCCCAGAAACCTTGAAACCTCAGAAACCAGATCTGCAAAACCTCAAACCACACTCCTCATCCACTACCCTACAACCCCTAGCCACAACAACTCCTCTACCACAGCTGACAACCACACCCCCACCACTCACAACCACTCACAAGACTGAAACTACAACCCTCACCATGCCCCCAGCATCAACAGACCCCACCACAGAGCTGCTGAACTTCAGCGATGAATCGACCACATCAAGGGtaacacatgaaacattgaagcCCACCACGTTCTTCACACAGGCAAGTCCCACAGCGTTTTTGTCGTCACCTACAACAACACTAGGGGATGAGGTATGGTCATCACATAAGGTACAGACAATGCCTACTACACAGACAGAAACCATCACAGATCATGGATCACAGACAGAGATGGGAAACCATAGACCACACACATCATTCGAGCATCATAGACCTTCTCACAATGGGTTGGCAGCACATGGACATCAAACTTTACCAACAATACAGACAGATGTGTTTGGGACTCACAGACCTCAAGGCGTATTTGGGTCTCATAGACCGCTAGAAGTGTTTGGATCGCATAGACCCCAAACAACAACAGATGTGTTTGAGGTTCATGGACATGAAACCTTGCCAACAACACAGACAGATGTGTTTGAGTCTCATAGACCTCAAGATGTGTTCGGGTCTCACAGGCCTCAAGATGTCTTTGGATCTCATAGACCTGAAACACTACCAACAGAAGTATTTGAGTCTCACAGACATCAAGATGTGTTTGGTTCACCAAGCTCTCAAACACATACAGATCTTTTTGGGTCTCATAGACCTCAAACTTTACCAACAACACAGACAGATGGGTTTGGGTCACATGTACCTCAAACTACCCAAACAGATATATTTGAGTCTCATAGAACAACTTTCAATACTCAAAACCCTGAGTTCCTTTTCCAAGGCGTTCACAGGACAAGACCATCTTCTCTACAAACATCAACAGCTACAGCAGAAACTGGTGAAGATTCCGATAAAACTGCATCTTTTCCATCACATACAACCCTGTTCACATCACCAACCCTTCAAACCATTCAACCCTTTGAAGGCCTCCACAGAACTAGACCTTCATCCCTTCAGACAACCTTCCCTGTACCCTCTACAGTCAAAACCAACGAAGTGTTCACCCTTAAAGGGTTCCAACAAACTACCCCTACATCCTCAGAGCTCTCCTACACTAGTACAACTTCTGCAACTACAACTTATGGTGAGGCAACTCCCACAGAGGATGAATCCGATGGAGAATCATTGATTTTCAGTGGTGATTCCGACAACAAGAAGCCATTTGTCATAATTGTGGCCAATAATACATTCAAACGCCAAGAACCAGTTGATTATGATTCTACCACAGAGTCTACTAGTGGTTCCCAAGAGAGTACCACAGTTTTGAGTAGACCCACTAGTGAGGAATTTGAGGGTTTGGGAGGTGACACCACCACAGAGTCTAGTAGTGGTACAAGGTTCAGTTATTTCCCAACAGTTTTAACACCTCCACCAACCATAGATGAGTATTCTTTGGAGGAGTTTCCTGCTGTTGAAGAGGCACCCACTAGTATTGGGGATAAGGAAACCAGTTTTGGGGATTCCTTAGATGTGGCAGCCAGTTTCCAGCAGATGAACGCTGGGGAATCTGTGGGAAACAAACGTACCAAATGCGATTCAACCTATGAGGTGTCACAAGTCCGTGACGGGAGGATCATCAGTCAGAGTTCTGTGACCAACTGCCAGCCTGAGGGTGGTaaaaccaccaccaccaccacccctCAACCACCCCTCAGGACATTGGCTCCCACAAATTTTAGATTTCCTCTGGAGGCGCAAACTGCTGGGAGACCTAGTTTTATAAGGTTCCCTGAGGTGACTGCAGGTAGCAGCTATAACACCAAGGTGCCTGCTGCTAGCGATAACTATAACACAAAACTGTGGGGGAGTGAGAACAATAATTATGGGGCAGATAGTAGTAAACAGTCGTATTACTGGCCTCAGCAGTGGAATCCTTTTCCAAGCTCTGTGGTGAGGGGTTGGCCGGTTGTGGATAGAAGTCAGGTATCTTCGAATGTTTATAGGAAACAGTACTACCATCATCCCATGCCTCAGTGGATGAACAAGAACACAAATCAGTATTCATGGCCAGGTAGAGTCTGA